In Jaculus jaculus isolate mJacJac1 chromosome Y unlocalized genomic scaffold, mJacJac1.mat.Y.cur SUPER_Y_unloc_3, whole genome shotgun sequence, the following are encoded in one genomic region:
- the LOC123457208 gene encoding heat shock transcription factor, X-linked member 3-like, translating into MNIQSMKKNNKSFGKPVVGEEPARAAPSEASCDPNGDTRGGSQTQSDQGMSQDPRLGENLETEEQDHHEASEEGTSSLLGLSFPRKLWAVVENEAFKSVGWSEEGDTVKIEGELFEAEVLHRSGADKIFEMDSLKRFICELNLHGFRKICTKNSPVHPGKKKMMIYQNANFQRDNPRLLENIWRRGCQRSPAQEEPCCKRRKLDFPQRSPHLQKKKQEKTISLKETPNKQAPQGQGTFLPVGVTGCPLALCPPEEHSVPCGECSPEDGNMVSPAGDRMEGSGQVSIRPSWYPDWGSVISFYNKCSSMLKAVLAAISLSELSDGEREQGSTSVSSAEEEQEGFCQNK; encoded by the exons ATGAACATTCAGAGcatgaaaaagaacaacaaatccTTCGGGAAACCAGTGGTTGGTGAAGAGCCAGCCAGAGCAGCCCCATCTGAGGCTTCATGTGATCCAAACGGGGACACCAGAGGAGGTTCACAAACTCAGAGTGACCAAGGCATGAGTCAAGATCCAAGGCTTGGAGAGAACCTCGAAACAGAGGAACAAGACCACCATGAAGCCAGCGAGGAAGGCACCAGCAGTCTCTTGGGGCTTTCATTTCCCAGAAAACTCTGGGCAGTAGTGGAGAACGAGGCGTTCAagtctgtgggctggagtgaaGAAGGAGACACCGTGAAGATTGAGGGAGAACTTTTTGAAGCAGAGGTCCTTCACCGCAGTGGTGcagataaaatttttgaaatggacAGCTTAAAGCGTTTCATCTGTGAACTTAATCTTCATGGGTTCAGGAAGATATGCACAAAGAATTCACCAGTGCAccctggaaagaagaaaatgatg atCTATCAAAATGCAAACTTTCAGAGGGATAACCCAAGGCTGCTCGAGAACATCTGGAGGAGAGGATGTCAACGCAGCCCTGCTCAGGAAGAGCCATGCTGCAAGAGAAGGAAGCTCGATTTCCCCCAACGTTCTCCACACCTtcagaagaagaagcaggaaaagACCATTTCCCTGAAGGAAACCCCCAACAAACAGGCACCCCAAGGCCAGGGCACCTTCCTTCCAGTTGGTGTCACTGGATGCCCCCTAGCACTATGCCCTCCTGAGGAGCACAGCGTCCCATGTGGAGAATGCTCCCCTGAGGATGGCAACATGGTGTCTCCGGCTGGTGACAGAATGGAAGGGTCTGGGCAGGTGAGCATCAGACCCTCATGGTACCCTGATTGGGGTTCAGTGATATCTTTCTACAACAAGtgttcctccatgctgaaggctGTCTTGGCAGCCATTTCCTTAAGTGAGCTGTCTGATGGGGAGAGGGAGCAGGGCTCCACCAGTGTGTCCTCtgctgaggaagagcaggagggctTCTGTCAAAATAAGTGA